The DNA sequence GGCCACCGGGACGACCTTGCCCTCGTCCCTGCTCATGATGCTCCCCTATGCCTTGACCGTCATCGCCCTGGTCATGGCCTCCCGTGGCCGGGGTGTCAGAGAGGCTCCGGCCGCCCTGGGCGTGAACGTCGAACCCGCCGACTGAACCGAAATCGGAGTCAGGACATGAAGGATCGCTACACCAAGACCTTTCCCATCTCCTGGGAACAACTGCATCGTGACGCCAAGGCCCTGGCCTGGAAGCTGGTCGATCTTCAAAAATGGGCCGGCCTGGTGGCCGTCACCCGGGGAGGCATGGTCCCGGCGGCGGTCATTGCCAGGGAGCTGGACATCCATCACGTGGAGACCGTATGCGTCTCCAGCTACGACTGGCAGGATCAGGCCTCCTGCAAGGTCATCAAGCGGCCCTGTTC is a window from the Deltaproteobacteria bacterium genome containing:
- a CDS encoding xanthine phosphoribosyltransferase, which encodes MKDRYTKTFPISWEQLHRDAKALAWKLVDLQKWAGLVAVTRGGMVPAAVIARELDIHHVETVCVSSYDWQDQASCKVIKRPCSAVGPDWLVVDDLVDTGRTARVIRDMLPDAHFAALYAKPAGRSLVDTYITEVSQDTWILFPWDSESRFVEPIAGLKAKNP